In the genome of Mytilus edulis chromosome 3, xbMytEdul2.2, whole genome shotgun sequence, one region contains:
- the LOC139515920 gene encoding tripartite motif-containing protein 2-like, giving the protein MMASSAKHICTFCNESGISKAAVTWCIECEIFFCRECENPHRRSTHNTMPSQDYDELPKFVQEISSKCKDHKKTFELYCSSHDCPCCVQCVTNKHQKCQDMKPLLDFIKDVKVSESVRIYKQDLKDVNENLVKAIDYLNTRISTINTQKTEALEQIRFTRRSIDDYLNKIEQTILDDLDSKHSELKLNMDSFVKQMEQRLVKIEQIQSEYTKMTQYATNLQTYVALGEIAKTTSEAATYITGLKESGNLFSEKNLELNISPSIQSIEKDVKSFGDITINTNSSTLLIKTGRKNEALCIPKMDLIKTSRLKRLTIPKNMTFLDIRACLILPDGRVVILDYNKKQLLLFENDGFFIRAVVTFEGDPFDGCLVEKNTVAVLLGSANQTALVDVEKNTIFQRIELSHYSYGIASDGKNLIISSDGKNLGMSCESYQITKVNLHDMSQIILDGVKELNYIALFQGNIYGTNSSENTVCCYESTGKHVWTFKHQHIVKPGGLSLDNNGFVYLASQKKDSIVIVSPDGKTCKTILSEANGIKSPWAIDINRETRMMVVSSYISDDESNVFYEYDTAFVYKI; this is encoded by the coding sequence ATGATGGCATCATCGGCCAAGCACATTTGTACTTTTTGCAATGAGAGTGGAATCTCAAAAGCTGCAGTCACGTGGTGCATAGAATGTGAGATTTTCTTTTGTAGAGAGTGTGAAAATCCTCACAGAAGGTCAACACACAACACCATGCCATCCCAAGACTATGATGAGTTACCTAAATTCGTACAAGAAATAAGCAGCAAGTGCAAAGACCACAAGAAGACTTTTGAACTTTACTGTTCTTCCCATGATTGTCCATGCTGTGTCCAATGCGTCACGAATAAACACCAGAAATGTCAAGACATGAAACCACTTTTAGATTTTATAAAGGACGTTAAAGTATCAGAATCAGTTCGGATTTACAAACAAGATTTGAAGGACGTGAATGAAAACTTAGTTAAAGCCATAGATTACCTGAATACCAGGATCAGTACAATTAATACTCAGAAAACTGAAGCATTAGAGCAAATCCGGTTTACGAGGAGGTCGATAGATGATTACTTAAATAAAATAGAGCAAACAATACTCGATGACTTGGATTCTAAACATTCGGAGCTGAAATTAAACATGGATTCTTTCGTTAAACAAATGGAACAGCGACTCGTTAAGATAGAACAAATCCAGAGTGAgtataccaaaatgacacaatatGCAACTAATTTACAAACGTATGTTGCTCTTGGAGAAATTGCGAAAACTACATCAGAAGCCGCAACATACATTACAGGTTTAAAAGAAAGTGGCAATCTCTTCAGTGAAAAGAATTTAGAGCTAAACATTTCACCTAGTATACAATCCATTGAAAAGGATGTCAAATCATTTGGAGATATTACTATTAACACCAACTCTTCAACGCTCCTTATAAAGACTGGAAGAAAAAATGAAGCCCTATGTATTCCTAAAATGGATCTTATTAAAACATCTAGGTTGAAAAGACTGACAATTCCCAAAAATATGACGTTTTTAGACATAAGGGCTTGTCTGATATTACCTGATGGTAGAGTCGTGATTCTTgattacaacaaaaaacaactacTTCTTTTCGAAAACGACGGCTTCTTCATTAGAGCAGTAGTGACATTCGAGGGGGATCCATTTGATGGTTGTTTAGTCGAAAAGAATACAGTTGCTGTTTTATTAGGATCAGCAAACCAAACTGCATTGGTGGATGTTGAAAAGAATACAATATTTCAAAGAATTGAACTTTCTCATTATTCTTATGGAATAGCAAGTGATGGTAAGAATTTAATTATCAGCAGTGATGGTAAGAATTTAGGTATGAGCTGTGAAAGCTACCAGATTACTAAAGTGAATCTACACGATATGTCTCAAATCATCTTAGATGGAGTGAAGGAACTAAATTATATTGCATTATTCCAAGGAAATATTTATGGGACCAATTCCTCTGAAAACACTGTCTGCTGCTATGAAAGTACTGGAAAACATGTTTGGACATTTAAACATCAACACATTGTGAAACCAGGAGGACTTTCCTTAGACAATAATGGCTTTGTTTATCTAGCTTCTCAAAAAAAAGACAGTATTGTTATAGTATCACCAGATGGTAAAACCTGTAAAACAATACTGTCAGAGGCGAATGGAATCAAATCTCCTTGGGCAATAGACATCAACAGGGAAACACGAATGATGGTTGTGTCCAGTTATATAAGTGACGATGAAAGTAATGTATTCTATGAGTATGACACAGCATTTGTTTACAAAATCTAA